The Panthera leo isolate Ple1 chromosome D1, P.leo_Ple1_pat1.1, whole genome shotgun sequence region tgagatcatgatctgaaccgaagttggacgctcaatcgactgagccacccacgtgccccccaaAGACCCTTAAatcttaatgaaagaaagaaaaataaagtaacttcttcttttcattaataaaagtaaataataaataaaataaaaattgtcctTTGGGGTCTGACTTCCTCCACTTGGcgtgttttcagggttcatcgatgctgtagcatgtgtcaatgcttctttcttttttatgtccaAATAACACTgtaggcagggggtggggagctgaaGGGCCAGCACCTTCTTGCCTGCAAGGTCCCCCTTCAGCGCTTGGGTGGCTTGTCCCTTCGACCTTGGGAGAcgaagacaagaaaaaaggacACCCTCCTTAGAGCTTCACCCAGCTGGAAGGCCACACTTGACCTGGACCTGAGTGGAGGCCAGAGTAGCCAAGAAAGGGGGATGTGCTTTCCCCGGGTCCCCTGGAATTGTGCCCCCCATCCTCCCTGCATCACGCACCAGCCCAAAGGCCCTGGGAAGCCACTCCCGGTTGCTGTACTGGGCTGGAGAAAGGGAATCTGAAGGGACTAGGAGGCGGCTCCCAcacgggggcggggcgggggcggcaggACTGTCCTTCATGCCCATCTCTGGGTCAGTTCTGCTCAGCCTCGCACGAGGCGGGGGCTCAGCGGCACTTACAGGAGTGAGATCGCAAGGACAAAGTGGCCTACGAAGGAGAGGTTTGAGGCTCACCCCCTCCCGGCACCATGCCCATTTCCAGAGCCTAAATTTGCCTCCTGCTTGAGTTGTGTCAGGATAGGAACCACACGGGGGCCATCAGCCATGCCATCCCTTGCCTGACTACTCCTGGTGGGTCTTCCCTCCTTGAAGGTCCTTGAAGGTATGTAGCTGTTCTGGCCCTGTCTTCCCTCCTCCACTGCTGGCAACCTCTGCAAACTCCCATGCCTCCCCCTTTCAGGGCAGGGACTGGTCCCAAGGATTCCAGCCACTGTGCTGCCTGCCTCACAGTGCCAgcacctctccccagctctgagGCCCTGCTTCTTCCACCACCTCGAGAGCTTGTCCGTAATGCAGGGAACACTGTCACGCGGGCTGCTTGGCCAAACGTCAGAAGCCCTTCTCTAGGAGCCAAGATGTAGCTGCCCTTGGTCAGCACGATCCTCCATCACCTGGCTGGTCTAGGTGATGGGCATCAAACCCGGTACCACCGGAGGGAAACTCTCCATGTCCAGAAGGAAGGAGGTCAGTCAATCCTAGCCGGGTGCCTCATCCCTCTATAGGACAGAGAGAGCAGTTCAGCCTTCTGGGCCCCCACCCCCTTAGCCCTGAAAAGGCAAGAGACCAGAAGTCTGACCCATCTACCCACTGACTAGATGTCTCCCCTCTTCTCATCTGGAGGTTGCTGTGGGTAGTGCTCGTACATAAGGTAGGTGATGTGCGTCGGGAAACACCTTACAGAGTAGGGCAGGttgggtgaggtggggggagggggggagttgCAAAGAATACGGATGATAAGCCAATTCTCCCTAGGCTTCATCTCCCCAAAGCTGAGCACCTGTTTTCTCAGCGTCTACAGACGGGCAGCACCAAATGGCCAAGCCACCTCCAGACTCCAGGTCAAGAGCCTCCCTTTTCCATAAGTTTACAGCCAGGACAAACTGTTCACCCTGACACCTCAGTGTcgggcacagggcctggcacttgtCTCCTGCTTGAGTTGTGCTCAGTAAGTGTCtgtggaatgaaggaagaaatgaatgtataaatgaaaCCAAGCCCACAGCTGCTGTGGGGTTTTAGGTGACTCTCTGAGAACGATCTCTCCCTTCTTTAGGCCGGGAAGACTCAGATAAATTTCTGGAACAAAGGAACAGAGTTCTGAGTGATTTATGTGCACCTTCATTTTATCCTAACAGCCCTCTGAGGTCAGATGTAGTATCTCTATCCTGCTGAAACTGAGGTTGGGAGAGACTGACACCCACAGTGGACAGGGCCAAAATTAAACCTAGATCCATCGACTCCCAAGCCTATGTTCTTGTGATGCCACATGTTCTTGAATTAGAAACCTCAGGTAGCGATGAGATAGGGATGCAAGGCCAAGAACACAGGCCTACTGGGGGAATCCAAGCACTTGGGTCTTCTCTgcgcttcatttttttcccatctggGAAAGCTCTGTAAGGCATCCAATAGTGTTTGGAGACAGAGGGCTCTACTTCTGGCCACTACTGAGGACCTGAGTCAGATGTCAGCCCTGGGGAATTTCCCCATGGGTCCTGTCCACCAGGCAAACCCCAGATGAAGGCGGGCCGACCATGGGATGCGGGAGTGGGCTTTTCCACAGACACCAAGGGCCACGGTGCCAGCCACTCAAGATGAAACATTGTGCATGCTTTGGGGGCTTTGGGATACTTCTGGGGGTAGCAGGATCTCCAGAGACTAGCACTCAACCAGACTCCACCATGGTAGAGTGATTAGTCAGCTCCCGGGTCTGTGTCTGAAGCAAAGAAACAACCAACTTAGCGACTGGCTTCCAAGGATGGATAGAAGAaaggagaacattccaggcagggaGCAAAGCAGAAGCCAAGGCCAGGAACCCAGACTAATGGGTTACAAGACTGGAAAAGGGCTGGCCTCTGATGTGTCTGCTTCTCCCATGTGTGAGGCTCAAGTGAGTTGTGTTTGAAGAATTACGAAAAAACGCTTGGATCGCAAGTCTAAACTCAACATGGTatatctctgtttttatttattaacaataatgttttacttattctgtgccagatactgttccaAATGCCTTATAAATACATTGACTTACTCAATTCTCATAGGAGTAGGTTCTATTATTTCCATTctcagatgagaaagctgaggtacAGGTTACGTGACTTGCTGATGATCATAGAGATTGTAAGCCACGGAAATGCGATCTGAATtcagtctggctccaaagtctgAACCATTATACCAGGCCAAGATAAAaggttttcaacatttaaaagtcTTTCTGATACACGTTTTTCCTGGTTTTAGTTTTATGCAGGCATACCCAACACCATGCTAAGTGAGAGTTGTACCTATTTCCTGCAACCCTTCTAGAGAGTAATTATTGTTGCCCAGCTTCACAGAAGAGTTAGACCCTCAGGGTAAAATGTGAGCTGGGATTCAGgcctaggtttttgtttttgtttttgttttcccctacAATCTATGACATAACTATTCTGCCATAAGGAGCCTCGTGGAGTATTTCTTTCCAACACAATACCCCGGTGCTAGATTAGGTCTGAGGGTTACAACGGAAAGGGGCTGccaaggtgggggtgggctgAAGGCCCTCTGGGACCCACAGTTCCTGGGCGTCCCACTCagtctgcctcctgcccccagtcTAAATGAAAAGAGGGAGCCGAACTAAACATGCTGCTCCTTGTAGTTGAGGCCATCAGGGACCATGGCCACACCCGAAGCCCCGTGGTCGTTCTGTCCCTCTACGCATTTTTtcgaagattttatttttaagtaatctctacacccaacatggggctcgagttgacaacctcaagatcaagggTCACTCGCTCctctgactcagccagccaggcgcccctgtcctgcGCACTCTTTGCtacctcctctctttctctgcaccctcaccCTATCTGTGCTTAAAACAGATGTCCACCTCGAAGGAGAAAACCGAGGTTCTAGCGGGCTACTCGTTGCTCCGAGGTCCCGAGAAATGGCTGGACTTCCGTGTGAGTGTTGGGCTAAGCGGCTCCCATCACCTGCCGCATCCCAAAAGCAGCAGACAGCCCGCTTTCCAGCTCTGCCAAAAGAGCCTGAGGACGGGGGCCGCCATCTTGGCGCCGCCTCCGAGAGCCTTTGCCCGCCCTGGAGGGTGCCCGCGCGTGCGCGGACCGCGGGGGGCGTGGCGAAGGGCGCGGGGGCGAGGCCAGAGGAGGCGCGGGGCAGTGACGCAACGCGCCCCTAGTGGCGGGTGTCTTCGCGCCTTCGCTCTGTAGCCTCTGGATTCCGTTTCCACGGTTACGGCGGCGCGAGGCTCGGTCCCAGGTAAGATCCGGGTGGAACGGAAACGTGATACTTGAGGGACCGAGGGCAGCAAGGCTTAGGGGAACGGGGAAGCGGGACCTGGGCTCGGGGTCGGGGGAGGTCTAACCTTTCGCCCCTGTGCGTGCCCCCACTGCGGGCTCTGGTTAGCTCTGCCCGGCGATTCCCCAAGGATGCTGTCCCGCCCACTAGTGTTCTTCTGCCCCACGAACTGTCCTGGACCCCCACAACCCCTCTTCCCGAGTCTCCCAGCTGCTGACCTCACTCTTCTCTGTCGCCAAGTCACGGACATGCAGCTGTTTGTCCGTGCCCGGGAGCTGCACACTCTTGAAGTGACCGGCCTGGAGACAGTTGCCCAGATCAAGGTAAAGGTGATAGTGTATCCCTGAGCTTCCCTAACCCATGTGCCCTGTGCCTGGCTTCCTGTGACTTCCCCGGAGAACACTCTTgaccctccctttcttccctagGCTCATGTGGCCTTCCTGGAGGGCCTCACCACTGAAGACAAAGTCGTGCTTCTGGCAGGTTCTCCCCTGCAGGATGAAGCCACCCTGGGTCAGTGTGGGGTAGAAGCCCTGGCAACCCTGGAAGTGGTTGGCCGAATGCTAGGAGGTGAGTCGGGCTGCAAGAGGCCGAAAGGTACCATGGGGTTCTTTATGATCCTTACACTTACTCACTTGGTTTGCCTTTCGCAGTGTCTAGCATATTTTGCCTTAATTTACCGTGTCTAAAAGTCGGCCGATTTTGTGTTAAAATACAGTATCTGGCTTTGCTTCAGCGATTGGGTAGATCTGGTGGCAGGGGGGCCTGTGTTCCCACATACTAACAATCTGCCCCGGCTGAGTCGTGGCCGTGCCCTTTGGAAGGCTTTACAGTTTGCTGCAGgttccattcctccctcctccactcctcgGAACCAATGTCAGTCACCATTTTATCTTCAGGCTTGTGGTGGTGTTTCTCTTACAGTAAAGAAAAGTGAACTCTGTTTTTGTACCCGTTTCTCTGTCAAAAGTGGGAAAACGAAAGATGGATCGAGAGCATCGCACGTTTCAAGAAAAGTGGGAACGAGCGTATTTCTTTGTGGAAGTTAAGAATAGCCCTGTGTGTTTAATATGTAACCAGACTTTGTCTGTGTCAAAAGAATACAACTTAAGACGCCATTACGAGACAAACCATAGTAAGCACTTTGACCGGTATACGGAAGAGATGCGTGATGAGAAACTTAATGAACTAAAGAAAGGACTAAACTTTCTTCAGCATCTGTcatcaaatacaaataaactaaGTGATGCTGCCGTGAAATGCAGTTATGTCATAAGTGAGAAAATTGCCCGCGCATCAAAACCTTTTACAGATGGTGAGTTTATAAAAGACTGTCTCTTGAGTGCTGCGGAAATCCTGTGTCCAGAGCAGAAACCAGCATTTGCCAACATAAGTCTAACTGGAAACACTGTTGCTCAGCGAGTAAAAGATCTGGCTGAGAACCTACAGGACAAGTTGCGAgaaaaagtgaaatcatttgtGACATTTTCTATTGCAGTTGATGAGAGCACATACATAAATAATACGAGCCAGTTGATTATATTTATCCGGGGTGTTGATGAGAATTTTGACATCACTGAAGAACTTTTGGACATGGTGCCCATGACAGACGCAGCATCTGAGGACGACCTATTTTTGTATGTTGAGAAAAGTCTTGAAAAGTTCAATGTTGACTGGTCAAAACTAGTAAGTGTAACCACAGATGGTGCTCCTGCGATGGTCTGTGATCACACTGGACTTGTTGCAAAACTTAAGTCCAAGGTCAAAATGCTCTTCAAGGATGCAGAGCTTAAATCTATCCACTGCATTATTCACCAGGAATCGTTCTGTACTAAAAAGTTAAAGCTAGAACATGTCATGGATGTAGTGATTAACACAGTAGACTGGATACGCACCCGTGGCTCCAACCACAGGCAGTTCGGGGCTTTGCTTGAGGAACTGAATGCCCAATACGGGAATCTCCTTTACTATACAAAGGTAAGGTGGCTTAGTCGTGGCATGGTGCTGAAGAGATTTTTTGAACTGATAAAAGAGATAGACTTGTTCATGTCTTCCAAGGGCaaaccccttccccagctcaccaGTGAAGACTGGATCAGAGACCTGGCCTTTTTAGTTGACATTACAAACCATCTGAACACTTTGAATATCTCCCTTCAGAGACGTTCACAAGTAGTGACACAAACGTATGATTCAGTTTGCTCTTTCCTCGCAAAATTGAGTCTCTGGGAAGCTCATTTGGCTGCACATAATCTGGCTCACTTTCCTACACTGAAATCAGTTTCCAGAAACGAACGTGATGGCTTAATCTACATCCCCCAAATTGTGGAGTTAAAGATGGAATTCCAAAAAAGGTTCTTTGATTTCAAACATTATGAAAATGAACTCGTACTGTTTAGCTCACCTTTCTCAATTAACATCGACCGCGTTAATGAAGAATTACAAATGGAAGTTATTGAACTGCAGTGTAATACggtattaaaaactaaatatgatGACATTGGAATACCAGAATTCTACAAATACCTCAGCAAGAGTTACcccaaatatagaaaacattgtgcaggggcgcctgggtggcgcagtcggttaaagcgtccgacttcagccaggtcatgatctcgcggtctgtgagttcgagccccatgtcaggctctgggctgatggctcggagcctggagcctgtttctgattctgtgtctccctctctctctgctcctcccccgttcatgctctgtctctctctgtcccaaaaataaataaaaaacgttgaaaaaaaaaaaaatttaaaaaaaaaaaaaaaaaagaaaacattgtgcAAAAATTCTGTCCATGTTCGGAAGCACCTACGTCTGTGAACAGCTGTTTTCTGTTATGAAATTGAGTAAAACTAAGTTTCGCTCCCAATTAAAGGATACAGGATTACACTCAGTTCTCCACATTGCGACTCGAAATATGAGACCAGACATTGACATCTTGGTGCAGAAAAAAAGGTGTCAGGTTTCTGGTTCCAAATCAAAGGGATAACAGATTATGAACAAagattttcataattaaaagatTTCCGTTTTTCAACacgtatgtttttaattttgtctctgAAACACCCGGTATTATGAACTTTATATGTTACACACTTGCAGTGTGGTtcgattgcaaaaaaaaaaaaaagtttaggctgtttgtttttcccttggcATTTGATTTTTCATATACTCGGGCCTGTTACGCTTGTCTAACTTACTTGGCTACCCAACTTTAGTTTGAGACTTCGGCCTGATGGAGCTGGTTGCCATACTTCGTGTTTGTTTTCCTACTTGTCTCAAGCCAGGGAAAAACCGTCACTTGCTGCCTCGAGCAAAATGCCTGAGCTGTAGACTTCTTACGCATCTTTGAGCCAGGTTGTGCTACTTATCAATTACTTGCTTCTCcgctccaaattcattctttgttGTCTGCTCTCTAAAAATGGATCTGGGCCCTTTAAATATCTTTCCTCTGACAGCAGGCCTGATGTTAAGCTTTGTCAGTGGAGGGCACTGGAGACACGTTTCAAAAGGAAGGAGTTTTCCTTCCTGGTTTGCTCACTTGGCGGACTCCTGCAGTGCAGCTGATGTCTCCAGCACCAGTGTCCTGCAGGGCCCGCAGTCAGCAGCATCGCCTGGCTTATCCCTACAGGCAGTTGTATGATGCAATCTTTCTGCTGAGACACTTCACCATGAACAGCCTTCCCCAGTACCCTAAAGGGGAGATTTCCAGCAAATTCTGCCAGTGTGGCACTGCAAcaatttctctgtgtttcttctgtATCTATTCTGTATATCTGGATGTATCCAACATGGGCTGGATTTCAGCCCTCCAGTTGGGagcctcttccctgggcctctaCTCAGCCCCTGAGATAGTTAGCAGCTGGCCCTTATCCCTGGTATTTCTTTAGAATTCTTACAAGACAATCCATAACTTTTATGTTAAATCGTGGTTTAAATTATCGTGTGGCTTCTTCCGATTGGACCCTGACTGGCACAGGCCCTATTTCTTAGCTCTCTTGGGGTTCCCCCAAAATGAGCATGTTTGGATTCTGGCAACAAGGAAGACAAATGTGCATGTACTCAAGCCTTCGCCTTTCCCTGAGTCAGCATGTCACTAGATGGAGAGGAGATGTCTCCAGGCCCCGTAGCATTTAATCAATCATGCAGactgtttttatgtttataataattGGTTGTAACTCATCACTGTTGTACTTCAACTATAACCTAACTTGACAGCAGAAGAAAATGATTGGGCCAATGCAACAAATATTCGTCAAGAACATACCATGTGCAAGATCCTACTCTGGGTGCAAGCTGGTTCTGTCGTTCGTTCATTCCATGATCTTGAGCCGGTCACCTTGTCCCCCGAGCTTTACCTTCTTCACCCATAAAATGAGGCTGTTGCCACACGTATCAGTTATCTGTTAACCACATTCAAGTTACTTCAAagtgtagtggcttaaaacaataaatattcattatctcactggtttctgtaggtcaggaatCTAGGAgtagcttagctgggtggtttctctctcttttttttaatgtttgtttgtttgtttatttatttatttatttatttagagagacagagagcataagcaggagagggacaaagagagaatcccaagcaggctccatgctgacagcacagagcctgatgtggggctggaacccatgaaccatgagataatcatgacctgagccgaaatcaagagttggacacttaaccaactgagccacccagacaccccatcagCTCAGTGTCTCTTAAAACGTTGTAGTCAAATTGTCAGCTGTacctgcagtcatctgaaggctttcCTGAGGCTAGAGGATCCCTATTTCTCATGACTTCTCCACGAAAGTCAGCTGCCGTGTTGTGAAAAGGCCTACGGAGAGGCCAGTGTGGTTGCAGTCAGATGTCTGTGGTGGCTATAGTCAACCTGAAGGCTCACCTGGGCCACGTGTTCATGATGGCTCATTCACAAGGCAGCCAGAGACCCCCGTGTAGCCTGGGGGCTCTCGGGGCTATAGATGACCTCTCCGGCACAGCGGTCTCAAGGTAGTTAACAACAGAATCTAACACAGCCCATGTCTCCCTCCTCTGacatttcctttgctttcctctcACCACACTGGTGACTCTCAGCCTCCTTTATGGTTCTCGTTCACCTCCCAAATTCTAAACATTGAAGCTCCTCAGGGGTTCTTCTCCAATTATATTTCTTCTGTTGGTGCACATTCCCTGGGTCTCCTGGCTTTAAATTAGTATTAATATGCTCTTAACTCCCAAATTCTCACCTCCAGCCAGACCTCTCTTTCCTAAGTCCAAAACGGAGCTGCTGGTCTTTCCTCCAAATCTACACCTACTGCAGTTGGTAGCAATTCTGTCATTCGTGCAGCTCCGGCTAGAAAGCTTGGAACTATCCTTGGTTTTTGAAAATTGTCCACACTGGAAATTGTCCACTGGGTTTAGAGACTGGAATCCCTGGCGACCTTGGGGAGAGCCCTTTGGTGGCAACGTCAAATATGACAGTTCCAAAACCACTAGACCATTTATTCAATAGGCACTGGCTGTGCCACAGCTGTTGGTGAGATTGTGTCGCTGGGATCGGGCAGGCGGGCAGGGTACTACATAACCAGCAGCTAGCCTCCCACACCCCAGAAGGGAGCCCTGAAGGCCTCTGAGCAGTTACAATCAATAGCATAAGATTTAAGAACATAGCTCCTGGAGTCCTCAGAGCTTactgatttctgttttatatacattGGTATCAAGTAGGGTCTGATTTCTAGGATCAGAGCCACTAAAACAAGAAATTGCCATGGGATAGCAGGCCTCCTGTAGGTGGGCAGTTGACTGCCTCACccaaaag contains the following coding sequences:
- the LOC122200853 gene encoding general transcription factor II-I repeat domain-containing protein 2-like isoform X1 produces the protein MLSRPLVFFCPTNCPGPPQPLFPSLPAADLTLLCRQVTDMQLFVRARELHTLEVTGLETVAQIKAHVAFLEGLTTEDKVVLLAGSPLQDEATLGQCGVEALATLEVVGRMLGVGKRKMDREHRTFQEKWERAYFFVEVKNSPVCLICNQTLSVSKEYNLRRHYETNHSKHFDRYTEEMRDEKLNELKKGLNFLQHLSSNTNKLSDAAVKCSYVISEKIARASKPFTDGEFIKDCLLSAAEILCPEQKPAFANISLTGNTVAQRVKDLAENLQDKLREKVKSFVTFSIAVDESTYINNTSQLIIFIRGVDENFDITEELLDMVPMTDAASEDDLFLYVEKSLEKFNVDWSKLVSVTTDGAPAMVCDHTGLVAKLKSKVKMLFKDAELKSIHCIIHQESFCTKKLKLEHVMDVVINTVDWIRTRGSNHRQFGALLEELNAQYGNLLYYTKVRWLSRGMVLKRFFELIKEIDLFMSSKGKPLPQLTSEDWIRDLAFLVDITNHLNTLNISLQRRSQVVTQTYDSVCSFLAKLSLWEAHLAAHNLAHFPTLKSVSRNERDGLIYIPQIVELKMEFQKRFFDFKHYENELVLFSSPFSINIDRVNEELQMEVIELQCNTVLKTKYDDIGIPEFYKYLSKSYPKYRKHCAKILSMFGSTYVCEQLFSVMKLSKTKFRSQLKDTGLHSVLHIATRNMRPDIDILVQKKRCQVSGSKSKG
- the LOC122200853 gene encoding putative ubiquitin-like protein FUBI-like protein ENSP00000310146 isoform X2 encodes the protein MLSRPLVFFCPTNCPGPPQPLFPSLPAADLTLLCRQVTDMQLFVRARELHTLEVTGLETVAQIKAHVAFLEGLTTEDKVVLLAGSPLQDEATLGQCGVEALATLEVVGRMLGVKKSELCFCTRFSVKSGKTKDGSRASHVSRKVGTSVFLCGS